A genomic segment from Triticum dicoccoides isolate Atlit2015 ecotype Zavitan chromosome 1A, WEW_v2.0, whole genome shotgun sequence encodes:
- the LOC119280969 gene encoding sm-like protein LSM3A produces MASEEDVAVKEPLDLIRLSLDERIYVKLRSDRELRGKLHAYDQHLNMILGDVEEIVTSIEIDDETYEEIVRTSKRTIPYLFVRGDGVILVSPPLRTV; encoded by the exons atggcgtcggaggAGGATGTGGCGGTGAAGGAGCCGCTGGATCTCATACGGCTCAGCCTCGACGAGCGCATCTACGTCAAGCTCCGCTCCGACCGCGAGCTCCGCGGCAAGCTCCAT GCTTACGATCAACATCTCAATATGATACTTGGAGATGTAGAAGAGATAGTGACTTCCATTGAAATTGATGATGAGACTTACGAGGAGATTGTTCGT ACCAGCAAGCGCACCATCCCCTACCTTTTTGTCCGAGGAGATGGCGTGATACTGGTTTCGCCGCCCTTGCGGACCGTCTGA
- the LOC119280958 gene encoding soluble inorganic pyrophosphatase-like — protein sequence MSQDKAAGEKAAAEPKRQTPRLNERILSSLSRRSVAAHPWHDLEIGPGAPAVFNVVVEITKGSKVKYELDKKTGMIKVDRILYSSVVYPHNYGFVPRTLCEDNDPIDVLVLMQEPVLPGTFLRARAIGLMPMIDQGEKDDKIIAVCADDPEYHNLNHLSELSPHRLQEIRRFFEDYKKNENKEVAVNDFLQADDARAAIQHSMDLYAEYIMHSLRQ from the exons ATGAGCCAGGACAAGGCCGCCGGCGAGAAGGCGGCGGCGGAGCCCAAGAGGCAGACGCCGCGGCTCAACGAGCGgatcctctcctccctctcccggaGGTCCGTCGCCGCCCACCCGTGGCACGACCTCGAGATCG GCCCTGGCGCTCCGGCGGTGTTCAACGTGGTGGTGGAGATCACCAAGGGGAGCAAGGTCAAGTACGAGCTCGACAAGAAGACCGGGATGATCAAG GTCGACCGGATCCTCTACTCCTCCGTGGTGTACCCTCACAACTACGGCTTCGTCCCACGCACCCTCTGCGAGGACAACGACCCCATCGATGTCCTCGTCCTCATGCAG GAACCAGTCCTCCCCGGCACCTTCCTCCGGGCCAGGGCCATCGGCCTCATGCCCATGATCGATCAG GGAGAGAAGGATGACAAGATCATAGCCGTCTGCGCCGACGACCCCGAGTACCACAACCTCAACCATCTCAGCGAGCTCTCTCCCCATCGCCTCCAGGAGATCCGCCGCTTCTTCGAAGATT ACAAGAAGAATGAGAACAAGGAGGTGGCTGTCAACGACTTCCTCCAGGCCGATGATGCCCGTGCTGCCATCCAGCACTCCAT GGATCTGTACGCGGAATACATTATGCACAGCCTAAGGCAGTAG
- the LOC119280991 gene encoding cysteine-rich receptor-like protein kinase 10, whose amino-acid sequence MATSPRAMRSLSPLYSLLLLIGAANAAADTLVHTECPSDTNYTRGGVFQANLDALLSFLPAAASAASGFAENATGAAPDEAYGLAQCRADVSASDCRTCLDASAQDAASKCPGQKTSMLIYDNCLLRYSNASFFGAADTSPVARLCNTGNVTQPELFRTQLGALMSNLTRRAAYSSPRMFAAGAADFTSFTKVYGMAQCTRDLAGDDCYQCLTGAVSSIPTTCDGKQGGQIISRSCSIRYEVNLFYNAQAAEAAMSPPPPAVNGSDQSGPAGRAGNDDATAKIALFVSIPVAVVLLVMLTVALYLCKRKNKKPHEHVRISSSEGGDGTDMGSSESLLYDLGTLRAATDNFSEENKLGEGGFGPVYKGILRDGQEIAVKRLSKTSQQGLVEMRNEVVLVAKLQHKNLVRLLGCCIQEEEMLLVYEFLPNRSLDKILFDPARRQELTWGHRFRIIQGIGRGLLYLHEDSRLTIIHRDLKASNILLDPDMNPKISDFGLAKLFSVDASVGNTSHIAGTYGYMAPEYALHGIFSAKSDVYSYGVLVLEIIAGRRNNFAQYPGTNGEDLLTTVWKHWSRGSVSGLLDGCSADGLQPTEMLRCVHVGLLCVQEDAHLRPGMAAVVVMLNSRSITLPVPTTPAYVVSGRAGALGRSTTREAQAPTGAVRGPYVNDASVSGLEAR is encoded by the exons ATGGCGACCTCCCCACGAGCCATGCGTAGCCTGAGCCCCCTGTACTCTCTCCTCCTCCTTATCGGCGCAGCCAACGCCGCCGCGGACACTTTGGTGCACACCGAGTGCCCGAGCGACACAAACTACACCCGCGGCGGCGTCTTCCAGGCCAACCTCGacgccctcctctccttcctccccgccgccgcgTCGGCCGCGTCCGGGTTCGCCGAGAACGCCACCGGCGCAGCGCCTGACGAGGCGTACGGGCTCGCGCAGTGCCGCGCCGACGTGAGCGCATCCGACTGTCGCACGTGCCTTGACGCCTCCGCGCAGGACGCGGCCAGCAAGTGCCCCGGCCAGAAAACGTCCATGCTCATCTACGACAACTGCCTCCTGCGCTACTCGAACGCAAGCTTCTTCGGCGCCGCCGACACGTCGCCGGTGGCCCGCCTCTGCAACACGGGGAACGTGACGCAGCCCGAGCTGTTCAGGACGCAGCTGGGCGCGCTGATGAGCAACCTCACCCGCAGGGCGGCGTACTCGTCCCCGCGGATGTTCGCGGCCGGCGCGGCCGACTTTACGTCCTTCACGAAGGTCTACGGCATGGCCCAGTGCACGCGCGACCTTGCCGGCGACGACTGCTACCAATGCCTCACCGGAGCCGTCTCGTCCATCCCGACCACCTGCGACGGGAAGCAGGGAGGGCAGATCATCTCCCGGAGCTGCTCTATCCGGTACGAGGTGAACCTTTTCTACAACGCCCAGGCCGCCGAGGCGGCGATGTCTCCGCCACCGCCAGCAGTAAACGGCAGCGACCAGTCCGGCCCTGCAGGACGCGCCG GAAACGACGACGCCACGGCCAAGATAGCTCTGTTCGTCTCCATTCCTGTTGCTGTGGTGCTGTTGGTGATGTTGACGGTTGCTTTGTATCTctgcaagaggaagaacaagaaaccaCACGAACATGTGCGGATATCCAGCTCCG AGGGTGGGGATGGAACAGACATGGGAAGCTCAGAGTCTCTGCTGTACGATCTGGGCACTCTAAGAGCTGCCACTGACAACTTCTCTGAAGAAAATAAGCTCGGGGAAGGCGGGTTCGGGCCGGTCTACAAA GGCATTCTGCGGGACGGGCAGGAGATCGCGGTGAAGAGGCTGTCCAAGACCTCCCAGCAAGGGCTCGTGGAGATGAGGAACGAGGTCGTGCTGGTGGCCAAGCTCCAGCACAAGAATCTGGTGCGTTTGCTCGGCTGCTGCATCCAGGAGGAGGAGATGCTCCTCGTCTACGAGTTCCTTCCCAACAGAAGCCTCGACAAGATTCTATTCG ATCCTGCGAGGCGCCAAGAGCTTACCTGGGGGCACAGGTTCAGGATCATCCAGGGGATCGGGCGAGGCCTTCTTTACCTCCACGAAGATTCGAGGCTGACCATCATCCACCGCGACCTCAAGGCGAGCAACATCCTGCTAGACCCCGACATGAACCCCAAGATCTCCGACTTCGGCCTCGCCAAGCTATTCAGCGTGGATGCCAGCGTCGGGAACACCAGCCACATCGCCGGAACCTA CGGCTACATGGCGCCGGAGTACGCTCTGCACGGCATCTTCTCGGCCAAATCGGACGTGTACAGCTACGGCGTCCTTGTACTGGAGATCATCGCGGGTCGCCGCAACAATTTCGCCCAATATCCGGGCACTAACGGCGAAGATCTTCTGACCACG GTCTGGAAGCACTGGAGCCGTGGGAGCGTGTCGGGGTTGCTCGACGGCTGCTCGGCCGACGGGCTCCAGCCGACGGAGATGCTGCGGTGCGTCCACGTGGGGCTGCTCTGCGTCCAGGAGGACGCGCACCTCCGGCCAGGCATGGCGGCGGTCGTCGTCATGCTCAACAGCCGCTCGATTACGCTCCCTGTGCCGACGACGCCGGCCTATGTCGTTTCCGGCCGCGCGGGTGCGTTGGGGAGGAGCACGACGCGCGAGGCACAGGCTCCGACGGGAGCTGTTCGTGGGCCTTATGTCAACGACGCCTCCGTTTCTGGCCTGGAGGCCCGGTGA